DNA sequence from the Schlegelella aquatica genome:
AGGCCCAGCTCGACATCTTCCTCGACCCCAAGGACCCGCAGGTGCAGCAGCAGGCGCTGCGCGACGGCGTGCCCGCCCAGTGGATCGAGGCGGCGATCCGCTCGCCCGTCTACAAGATGGCCAAGGACTGGAAGGTGGCCTTCCCGCTGCATCCGGAGTACCGCACGCTGCCGATGGTGTGGTACGTCCCGCCGCTGTCGCCCATTCAGGCCGCGGCCGATGCGGGCAAGCTCTCGGCGCGCGACGGCATGCCCGACGTGCGCTCGCTGCGCATTCCGGTGAAGTACCTAGCCAACCTGCTCACCGCAGGCGACGAAACGCCCATCGTCAACGCGCTGGAGCGCATGCTGGCGATGCGCGCCTACATGCGCAGCAAGCGGGTGGAAGGACGCATCGACCCGCGCATCGCCGAGCGCGTGGGCTTGACGGGCGAGGTCATCGAGGAGATGTATCAGCTCATGGCCATCGCCAACTACGAGGACCGCTACGTCATCCCGACGGTGCGGCGGGAGTTCGAGGAGGACGCCTACTGGCTGCGTGGCTCGACGGGCTTCGGCTTTCGCGAGCAGACCGAAGGGCGTACGGGCGTCAACCTCTTCGGGGGCGGGCCCAAGCACACGCCGCGCCACCCCCACATGGATGCGCCGACATGAAACGCACGCTGAAGTGTCTGAGCCTCTTGCTGGGCTACCCGTCGCAGGTGTTGTGCGAGTCGGTGGCGGCCCTGCGGGGCGCGCTGGATGCCGAAAGGGCACTGCCGCCGGCGGTACGACAGGCCCTCGAGCCCTTGCTGCGCGAGCTCGAGCAGCGTGAACTGCTGGAGCTGCAGGCGGCCTACAGCGAGCTCTTCGACGGCTCTCGGGCCTTGTCGCTGCATCTGTTCGAGCATGTGCACGGTGAGAGCCGTGCCAGGGGCCAGGCGCTGATCGACCTGGCCGAGCAGTACGCCGCGCACGGGCTGATGATCGACGCCCAAGAGTTGCCCGACTACCTGCCGCTCTTCCTGGAGTTCCTGTCGTTTCTGCCGCCGCGCCAGGCGCGCGAGTGGCTGGCGCAGCCGGTGCACGTGCTCGAGGCGCTGCGCGAGCGTCTCAAGACGCGCGATGCGCGGTATGCGGCGGTGTTCGACGCGCTCGTGATCCTGTCGGGGGCGCAAGGGGACCCTGAACTCGTGGCGGCGGTGCGGGCGCAGCTGGGGGCCCAGGAGGCACAGGCTCTCGACGATCTCTGGCAGGAGCGGCCGGTCACGTTCTCCACTCCCGCGCCGGTGCTTTCCCGTGTGGCACCGGGTGGTCCCACTTCCCCATGAGGAGCGACGAGCCATGGAAGACTTCCTCAACCAACTGGCGTTCGGATGGTTTCCT
Encoded proteins:
- the narJ gene encoding nitrate reductase molybdenum cofactor assembly chaperone, whose translation is MKRTLKCLSLLLGYPSQVLCESVAALRGALDAERALPPAVRQALEPLLRELEQRELLELQAAYSELFDGSRALSLHLFEHVHGESRARGQALIDLAEQYAAHGLMIDAQELPDYLPLFLEFLSFLPPRQAREWLAQPVHVLEALRERLKTRDARYAAVFDALVILSGAQGDPELVAAVRAQLGAQEAQALDDLWQERPVTFSTPAPVLSRVAPGGPTSP